The Hemitrygon akajei unplaced genomic scaffold, sHemAka1.3 Scf000071, whole genome shotgun sequence DNA window tccGGAgtaaagggggatagggaagagagatcccacaggaggaaagggggatagggaagagagatcccacaggaggaaagggggatagggaagagagatcccacaggatgaaggatgatggggaagagagatcccacaggatgaaggatgatggggaagagagatgccacaggaggaagggggatggggaagagagatcccacaggaagaaggagatggaaaagagagatcccacaggtagaaatggatggggaaaaagagatccctccggaggaaagggggatagggaagagagatcccacatgaggaagggcgatggggtagagagatcccacaagaagaggtggatggggaagagagatcccacaggaggaaggggatggggaagagagacccaacaggaggaaggagatggggaagaaacATCCTACAGGAGGGCAGGGGTTAGGaaagagatcctacgggaggaagGGCAATGGGACGGAGAGACCCCACAGGGGGAAGTCGGATGgggcagggagatcccacaggaggaaggggatgtggaagagagatcccacaggaggaaggacgttggggaacagtgatctctctggaggaagggggatggggaagagagatcccacaggaggaaggggatggggaagaaatttccggcaggaggaattggatggggaagagagatcccacaataggaagcagaatcaggaagacagatccaacaggaggtagggtgatgggaaaaagagataccacaggaggaagggggatggggaagagagatcccacaaaaggagggggatggggaagagatatcccacaggaggaaggggatgaggaagagagatcccatagaaggaggggggatgaggaagagagatccctcaggaggaaggggatggggaagagagatccgacaggaggaagggaatgggaaggtgagatcccacaggaggaaatggatggtgaaaaagagatcccacaggaggaagggggatgggtaatttcaacatacaggtgaactgggagaaacagtttggtgctggaccccaggatagggggtttgtagagtgcctacgggatgcattcttggaacagcttgtacgagagccgaccagggacaaggctattctggatttagtcttgtgtaatgaacagggtttgataagtgatcttgaagcaaaggagccattaggaggtagtgaccataacatgatatgtttttatctacagtttgagaaggataagggcagctcggaggtgtcagtgttgcagttgaacaggggaaactatggagccatgagggaggagctggccaaagttgactggatggatagcctagcagaaaagacagtggaacagcaatggcaggtattcttgggaataacgaacaaggtgcaaaatcagtttgtccccagagaaggaaggattcaaaggggggaaaggggccacagtggttgacaaaggaagtcagagattgcatagcattaaaaaaaaaggaagtatgacagagctaaggtgagtggaaggacggatgattgggaagtttttaaggaacaacagaacttaactaaaaaggcaatacggggagaaaaaatgaggtacgaacgcaagctagccaggaatataaaggaagatagcaaaagcttttttaggtatgtgaagagaaagaagaaagttaagaacaatgttgggcccttgaagaatgaattgggtgaaattgttatgggaaacagagaaatggcat harbors:
- the LOC140722177 gene encoding uncharacterized protein isoform X2, producing MGNFNIQVNWEKQFGAGPQDRGFVECLRDAFLEQLVREPTRDKAILDLVLCNEQGLISDLEAKEPLGGSDHNMICFYLQFEKDKGSSEVSVLQLNRGNYGAMREELAKVDWMDSLAEKTVEQQWQFEKDKGSSEVSVLQLNRGNYGAMREELAKVDWTDILAEKTVEKQWQFEKDKGSSEVSVLQLNKGDYGAMREELVKVHWTDILAEKTVEQQWQHNGTVSQF